Proteins from a genomic interval of Streptococcus oralis:
- a CDS encoding amino acid ABC transporter ATP-binding protein yields the protein MALVEFKNVEKYYGDYHALRDINFRFEKGQVVVLLGPSGSGKSTLIRTINGLEAVDKGSLLVNGHQVAGASQKDLVPLRKEVGMVFQHFNLYPHKTVLENVTLAPMKVLGIDKKEAEKTAQKYLEFVNMWDKKDSYPAMLSGGQKQRIAIARGLAMHPELLLFDEPTSALDPETIGDVLAVMQKLAHDGMNMIIVTHEMGFAREVADRIIFMADGEVLVDTTDVDDFFDNPSEPRAQQFLSKIINHESDKVK from the coding sequence ATGGCTTTAGTAGAATTTAAAAACGTCGAAAAATATTACGGAGACTATCACGCACTCCGCGACATCAATTTCCGTTTTGAAAAAGGACAAGTTGTTGTCCTGCTTGGACCTTCTGGTTCTGGGAAGTCCACTCTTATCCGTACGATCAATGGTTTGGAGGCTGTTGACAAAGGAAGTCTCCTGGTCAATGGACACCAAGTAGCAGGTGCCAGTCAGAAAGATTTAGTTCCTCTTCGTAAGGAAGTCGGCATGGTTTTCCAACATTTCAACCTCTATCCGCATAAAACAGTGTTAGAAAACGTGACACTCGCACCCATGAAAGTTCTAGGAATTGATAAAAAAGAAGCTGAAAAAACAGCCCAAAAATATCTGGAATTTGTAAATATGTGGGACAAGAAAGATTCCTATCCCGCCATGCTATCTGGTGGACAAAAACAGCGGATCGCCATCGCACGTGGCCTCGCTATGCATCCGGAACTCCTCCTCTTTGATGAGCCAACATCTGCTCTTGATCCTGAGACTATCGGTGATGTTCTAGCAGTTATGCAGAAACTGGCACATGACGGGATGAACATGATCATCGTTACCCACGAAATGGGCTTTGCTCGAGAGGTTGCGGACCGCATTATCTTTATGGCCGACGGAGAGGTTTTAGTAGATACGACAGATGTCGATGACTTTTTTGACAATCCAAGCGAACCTCGTGCCCAACAATTCCTCAGCAAAATTATCAACCACGAAAGTGACAAAGTCAAATAA
- a CDS encoding Rrf2 family transcriptional regulator: MQISSRFTIATHMLIIIAIKGRESKVTSDFLAASVGVNPVIIRKTLSQLKKAGLISVARGTGGTEIIKDLQDISLFDVYQAVECLGKSGKLFSFHDNPNPNCPVGANIHKVLDQKLLDIQVAMENQLRQMSLAQVVADAEARIVK, translated from the coding sequence ATGCAAATTTCAAGTCGATTTACCATTGCGACCCATATGCTAATTATCATTGCTATCAAGGGCCGGGAAAGCAAGGTGACCAGTGATTTTCTCGCAGCTAGCGTTGGAGTTAATCCAGTCATTATCCGTAAGACTTTGTCGCAACTCAAAAAAGCAGGATTGATTTCAGTTGCTCGTGGGACGGGTGGTACCGAAATTATCAAAGACCTCCAAGATATTAGCCTTTTTGATGTTTATCAGGCAGTCGAATGTTTAGGAAAATCTGGTAAGCTCTTTAGTTTCCATGACAATCCCAATCCTAACTGTCCAGTAGGGGCTAATATTCATAAGGTCTTGGATCAGAAATTGCTGGATATCCAAGTAGCTATGGAAAATCAACTTCGTCAGATGAGTCTGGCTCAGGTTGTGGCAGATGCAGAAGCAAGAATTGTAAAATAA
- a CDS encoding response regulator transcription factor — MHKILLVEDDQVIRQQVGKLLSEWGFEVILVEDFMEVLSLFVQSEPHLVLMDIGLPLFNGYHWCQEIRKISQVPIMFLSSRDQAMDIVMAINLGADDFITKPFDQQVLLAKVQGLLRRSYEFGRDESLLEYAGVILNTKSMDLHYQGEVLSLTKNEFQILRILFEHAGNIVARDDLMRELWNSDFFIDDNTLSVNVARLRKKLEEQGLAGFIETKKGIGYGLKHA, encoded by the coding sequence ATGCACAAGATTTTACTAGTAGAAGATGACCAAGTTATTCGGCAACAAGTGGGGAAACTGCTCTCTGAGTGGGGCTTTGAGGTCATTTTGGTAGAAGATTTTATGGAAGTATTGAGCTTATTTGTCCAGTCTGAGCCTCATTTGGTCCTCATGGATATTGGTCTGCCTCTTTTTAATGGTTACCACTGGTGTCAGGAGATTCGTAAGATTTCTCAGGTACCTATCATGTTTCTGTCTTCGAGAGATCAGGCGATGGATATTGTCATGGCGATCAATTTGGGTGCGGATGATTTTATAACCAAACCTTTTGACCAGCAGGTCCTCCTTGCCAAGGTTCAGGGCTTGTTGCGCCGTTCCTATGAGTTTGGCCGAGATGAAAGTCTGCTGGAGTATGCGGGTGTGATCCTCAATACCAAGTCTATGGACCTGCACTATCAGGGGGAAGTATTGAGTTTGACCAAGAATGAATTTCAGATTTTGCGGATTTTGTTTGAACATGCGGGTAATATCGTGGCGCGTGATGACCTGATGCGGGAACTCTGGAATAGCGATTTTTTCATCGATGACAATACCTTGTCTGTCAACGTTGCTCGCTTGCGCAAAAAGTTGGAGGAGCAAGGCTTGGCAGGATTTATCGAAACCAAGAAGGGAATAGGGTACGGACTGAAACATGCTTGA
- a CDS encoding DUF389 domain-containing protein: MTGNYSTREYREKLYDDLHVRLRDIVILMCAIFIASIGLNMNSTAVIIGAMLISPLMTPIVGLGFGLAIFDTRLIKQSLEVLFTQVLVSLLVSTLYFWISPLSYASSELIARTSPTIWDVLIAIAGGIAGVIGSRKKEANNIVPGVAIATALMPPICTAGYGLANGNVRFLFGALYLFLINCVFIMLANIVGTRILMRKSPLSSFKELNIKMRIGLISLIVLLVLPASYSAVTLSIDQARKEGIKQFIAKEFANHTVINQVYKSRNNELVLTVVGDPISDEELETLHQKQASYGIQSVQLKVNQVHNSTKLDGDTTKEFYETINKYIDQKLSEKDSQKDLVKENEADKD; this comes from the coding sequence ATGACCGGAAATTATTCAACACGTGAATACCGTGAGAAATTATATGATGATCTTCATGTTCGATTAAGAGATATAGTGATTTTGATGTGTGCGATTTTTATTGCCTCTATAGGTCTAAATATGAATTCAACAGCTGTTATTATTGGAGCCATGCTGATTTCCCCTCTTATGACACCGATTGTTGGACTGGGTTTTGGTTTAGCTATTTTTGATACCCGTTTAATCAAACAATCTCTAGAGGTTTTATTTACTCAAGTATTGGTCAGCTTGCTTGTCTCGACTCTGTATTTCTGGATTTCTCCCTTATCTTATGCAAGTAGCGAACTGATTGCACGAACCTCTCCAACCATTTGGGATGTTCTCATTGCTATTGCTGGTGGGATAGCAGGTGTAATTGGATCAAGGAAAAAAGAAGCAAACAATATCGTGCCAGGAGTAGCCATTGCAACAGCTCTGATGCCACCTATCTGTACTGCAGGATATGGTTTAGCTAATGGAAATGTACGATTTTTATTTGGGGCTCTCTATCTTTTCTTGATCAACTGTGTCTTTATCATGCTAGCCAACATTGTTGGAACAAGAATTTTGATGAGAAAATCTCCCTTAAGTTCATTTAAAGAGCTAAATATTAAAATGAGAATTGGGTTGATATCCTTGATTGTATTATTGGTTCTTCCAGCCAGCTATTCAGCAGTCACTCTGTCGATAGATCAAGCGCGAAAAGAAGGAATCAAACAGTTTATAGCAAAAGAGTTCGCCAATCACACGGTCATTAATCAAGTCTACAAGTCAAGGAACAATGAATTGGTTTTGACGGTTGTTGGAGATCCGATTTCAGACGAAGAATTAGAAACGCTCCATCAAAAACAAGCCTCTTACGGTATTCAATCTGTTCAATTGAAAGTCAATCAAGTTCATAATTCGACAAAATTAGACGGTGATACGACCAAGGAATTTTATGAAACCATTAACAAGTATATCGATCAAAAACTCTCTGAAAAGGATTCACAAAAAGATCTTGTAAAAGAAAATGAAGCAGATAAGGATTGA
- a CDS encoding YdcF family protein, translated as MYFITGFFVLLFLVSFLRDNRSLWNPALLLLSLLFSYMSIANLFYEAGQKEVHMVFFAGIFLLLPLLVFLSGFFLIYNGFVLLKKEGKSKANYLSLGLGCVILFFFVIMAIRVSDTKGLFYTNHLVNIIFFFLIYSYLIFGFAFAGFLLYSILYLFIPKKKYYDFIIIHGAGLLNGEKVTPLLKSRIDKAVEAYHQSLNPNVQIIASGGRGGDEKISEAQAICNYLLEETDVPREVILLEEDSTTTYENLLFSKEMGEKLVASPRFLFVTNDYHVFRTSTYARRIGMKGDGLGCRTAAYYIPSAFIREYIALCVKMKWLFITFYILLILALIFSYRGVL; from the coding sequence ATGTACTTTATCACAGGATTTTTTGTCCTACTTTTTCTCGTTTCGTTTTTAAGGGACAATCGCAGTCTCTGGAATCCAGCTCTCTTACTTTTGTCTCTGCTCTTTTCTTATATGTCCATTGCCAATCTTTTTTACGAAGCTGGACAGAAAGAAGTGCACATGGTTTTCTTTGCAGGGATTTTTCTCCTGCTGCCTCTTTTAGTTTTTCTAAGTGGTTTTTTCCTTATTTATAATGGATTTGTGTTATTGAAAAAAGAAGGAAAATCCAAGGCAAATTATTTGTCTCTAGGATTAGGTTGTGTGATTCTATTCTTTTTTGTGATCATGGCGATTCGAGTGAGCGATACCAAGGGCTTGTTTTATACCAATCATCTAGTGAATATTATCTTTTTCTTTTTGATTTATTCGTATTTGATTTTTGGTTTTGCCTTTGCAGGATTTCTGCTTTATTCTATCCTGTACCTTTTTATTCCTAAGAAAAAATATTATGATTTTATTATCATTCACGGAGCAGGTTTGTTGAATGGAGAAAAAGTGACTCCCTTACTGAAGAGTCGCATTGACAAGGCAGTAGAAGCTTATCACCAGTCTCTCAACCCCAATGTTCAAATCATCGCAAGTGGTGGTCGAGGTGGGGATGAGAAGATTTCCGAAGCTCAGGCAATTTGTAATTATTTGTTGGAAGAGACAGATGTTCCGAGAGAAGTGATTCTCCTAGAGGAAGACTCAACGACGACCTATGAGAATCTTCTCTTCTCAAAAGAAATGGGGGAGAAGCTGGTGGCTAGTCCACGTTTTCTCTTTGTGACCAATGATTACCATGTTTTTCGTACTAGTACCTATGCTCGCCGTATTGGGATGAAGGGAGATGGTCTTGGTTGCCGTACGGCCGCCTACTATATTCCATCGGCTTTTATTAGAGAATATATTGCTCTATGTGTGAAGATGAAATGGCTTTTTATCACCTTCTATATTTTATTAATTTTAGCTCTGATTTTCTCCTATAGAGGTGTTCTATAG
- a CDS encoding sensor histidine kinase, with translation MLDWKLFFLAYLRSRSRLFVYIFSLGFLVFLFQFLFASIGFYFFYFFLLSSFLTLLFLVWDIFAEAQVYRQEVLYAERDPKSPLECALAEKLEERGSELYQKKSEAQSKLTDLLDYYTLWVHQIKTPIAASRLLVAEVSDREVKQQLEQEIFKIDSYTNLVLQYLRLESFHDDLVFEKVQVDDLVKEVVRKYALFFIQKGLTVNLHDLDKTIVTDKKWLLVVIEQILSNSLKYTKRGGLEIYMEGQELCIKDTGIGIKNSDVLRVFERGFSGYNGRLTQQSSGLGLYLSKKISEELGHQIRIESEVGKGTIVRIQFAQVNLVLE, from the coding sequence ATGCTTGATTGGAAACTATTTTTTCTGGCCTATCTGCGTTCTCGCAGTCGTCTTTTTGTCTATATTTTTTCATTGGGTTTTCTTGTTTTTCTCTTTCAGTTTTTATTCGCTAGTATAGGATTTTATTTCTTCTATTTTTTCCTCCTCAGTAGCTTTTTGACCCTTTTATTTTTGGTTTGGGATATTTTTGCAGAAGCTCAGGTTTACCGGCAGGAAGTACTCTATGCTGAAAGAGATCCCAAGTCCCCTCTGGAATGTGCGCTGGCAGAGAAACTCGAAGAGCGAGGGTCTGAATTGTATCAAAAGAAGTCGGAAGCCCAAAGCAAGCTGACGGATTTGCTTGACTACTACACCTTGTGGGTTCATCAGATAAAGACTCCTATTGCAGCGAGCCGTCTCTTGGTAGCAGAAGTATCTGATCGTGAGGTCAAGCAGCAACTGGAACAGGAAATCTTTAAGATTGACTCCTATACCAATCTGGTGTTGCAGTATCTTCGTTTGGAAAGCTTCCACGATGACTTGGTATTTGAAAAGGTTCAAGTGGATGACTTAGTTAAGGAAGTGGTTCGTAAGTATGCTCTTTTCTTTATCCAGAAGGGGCTGACAGTCAATCTACATGACTTAGACAAAACCATCGTGACCGATAAGAAGTGGTTGTTGGTCGTCATTGAACAAATCCTCTCAAACAGCCTCAAATACACCAAGCGAGGTGGACTAGAGATTTATATGGAAGGCCAGGAGCTCTGTATCAAAGATACGGGAATCGGGATTAAAAACAGTGATGTGCTCCGAGTCTTTGAACGTGGCTTTTCAGGATATAATGGTCGCCTAACCCAGCAGTCATCTGGACTTGGACTTTACCTATCTAAGAAAATTTCTGAAGAGCTGGGGCATCAGATCCGTATTGAATCTGAAGTTGGAAAAGGAACGATAGTGCGGATTCAGTTTGCTCAAGTGAACTTAGTCCTTGAGTGA
- a CDS encoding DUF4037 domain-containing protein, which translates to MIQELCKEFSQLEQVEAIALGGSRAGQDYDQNSDYDVYIYLNSPIDEETRQIILSNYCSYMEIGNQFWELEDDCILNNGIQIELIYRSLKSFEQELNSTVFQHQAQNAYTTCMWHNLLHSKILYDPNGRYASLQKAYQVPYPQKLKKNIIEKQLLLLDQAMPAFSIQIEKAIKRQDLLSMNHRSSEFFASYFDLLFALNEQTHPGKKRMLDYAKTNCTLLPKQFEETIRKYFQLLYQPQQGEQAIVTLQTILKELKAILP; encoded by the coding sequence ATGATCCAAGAACTTTGCAAAGAATTCTCTCAACTGGAGCAAGTAGAGGCCATTGCTCTAGGTGGTTCACGTGCAGGACAAGACTATGATCAAAATTCTGATTATGATGTCTATATCTACCTCAACTCACCTATTGACGAAGAAACTCGTCAAATCATCCTGAGCAACTATTGCTCCTACATGGAAATTGGAAACCAGTTTTGGGAATTAGAGGATGACTGTATACTAAACAACGGTATCCAAATCGAGTTGATTTATCGTTCGCTGAAGTCGTTCGAACAAGAATTAAACTCAACTGTTTTTCAGCATCAAGCCCAAAACGCTTATACAACCTGTATGTGGCACAATCTACTCCACAGCAAGATTCTATACGACCCGAATGGGCGCTATGCTTCTCTTCAAAAAGCCTATCAGGTTCCCTATCCTCAAAAACTCAAAAAAAATATTATTGAAAAGCAACTCCTTTTGCTGGATCAAGCCATGCCTGCCTTCTCTATCCAAATAGAAAAAGCTATCAAACGTCAAGATCTTCTCAGTATGAATCATCGTTCAAGTGAATTTTTTGCTTCCTACTTTGACTTGTTGTTTGCGCTCAATGAGCAAACCCATCCTGGTAAAAAACGAATGCTTGACTACGCTAAGACCAATTGTACTCTCCTCCCTAAACAATTTGAAGAAACTATTCGCAAGTATTTCCAACTACTCTATCAACCACAACAAGGAGAGCAAGCGATCGTAACCTTGCAAACTATCCTGAAGGAACTAAAAGCCATTTTGCCATAG
- a CDS encoding amino acid ABC transporter permease yields MESILEVLTPDNLVFIFKGFGLTLYISLIAIVLSTFIGTVLAVMRNGKNPVLRIISSIYIEFVRNVPNLLWIFTIFLVFKMKSTPAGITAFTLFTSAALAEIIRGGLNAVDKGQYEAGMSQGFTSVQILYHIILPQAIRKMLPAIISQFVTVIKDTSLLYSVIALQELFGASQILMGRYFEPEQVFSLYILIALIYFIFNFAISSLSHMLAKRWQQAAE; encoded by the coding sequence ATGGAATCTATTTTAGAAGTTTTGACCCCAGATAACCTAGTCTTTATCTTTAAAGGCTTCGGCTTGACCCTCTACATTTCTCTGATTGCTATCGTCCTTTCTACCTTTATCGGGACGGTACTTGCGGTTATGCGAAATGGGAAAAATCCTGTCTTGCGAATCATCTCAAGCATTTATATCGAATTTGTGCGTAATGTTCCCAACCTTCTCTGGATTTTCACCATTTTTTTGGTATTCAAGATGAAGTCGACACCAGCTGGCATTACCGCTTTCACCCTTTTTACCTCAGCAGCCCTAGCTGAGATTATCCGAGGCGGTCTCAATGCCGTAGACAAAGGGCAATACGAAGCAGGAATGTCTCAAGGATTTACCTCTGTGCAAATCCTCTACCATATCATTCTTCCACAAGCAATCCGTAAAATGTTGCCAGCTATCATTTCTCAGTTTGTGACCGTGATTAAGGATACCAGCCTTCTCTACTCTGTTATCGCTCTACAAGAACTCTTTGGCGCCAGCCAAATTCTCATGGGACGTTATTTCGAACCAGAGCAGGTCTTCAGTCTTTATATCCTGATTGCCTTGATTTACTTTATCTTTAACTTTGCCATTTCTAGCCTGTCTCATATGCTAGCAAAACGTTGGCAACAAGCCGCAGAATAA
- a CDS encoding metallophosphoesterase family protein: MTKIAVLSDIHGNTTALEAVLAGAKKAKVDEYWLLGDILMPGTGRRRILNLLAALPITVRVLGNWENSLWRGLHRKLDLTKASHRYLLRQCQYILEEISPEEIEDLHNQPMQVHRQFGDLMVGITHHLPDKNWGRELIHTGKQEDFDRLVTEPHASIAVYGHIHQQLLRYGSDGQLILNPGSIGQPFFLDAGLRKDLRAQYMILEFDEAGLSDVDFHRVDYDVEAELQLAKDLKLPYFQVYYESLVNGIHHTHNQELLYEIAQEQGHDIELDAWLDSSND, from the coding sequence ATGACGAAAATAGCAGTTCTTTCAGACATACATGGGAATACGACAGCCTTGGAAGCTGTACTGGCTGGTGCTAAAAAGGCAAAGGTAGATGAGTACTGGCTTTTGGGGGATATTCTTATGCCGGGAACGGGACGTAGAAGGATATTGAATCTTTTAGCGGCTTTGCCTATCACTGTAAGAGTTCTTGGTAATTGGGAGAATAGTCTCTGGCGAGGTTTGCATCGTAAGCTAGATTTGACAAAAGCTAGTCATCGCTACCTCCTACGTCAATGCCAGTATATATTAGAAGAAATCAGCCCTGAAGAAATCGAAGACCTCCACAATCAACCCATGCAAGTTCATCGTCAGTTTGGTGATTTGATGGTGGGAATCACTCACCATCTCCCTGATAAAAACTGGGGTAGGGAGTTGATTCATACGGGAAAACAAGAAGATTTTGATAGATTAGTGACGGAACCGCATGCCTCCATCGCAGTATATGGTCATATCCACCAACAGTTGCTTCGTTATGGAAGTGATGGACAGTTGATTCTTAATCCAGGGTCCATTGGACAACCCTTCTTTTTAGATGCGGGATTACGTAAGGACCTACGGGCCCAGTATATGATTTTAGAGTTTGATGAAGCAGGTTTGTCTGATGTTGATTTTCATCGAGTGGATTATGATGTAGAAGCCGAATTGCAGTTGGCCAAAGATTTAAAGCTCCCCTATTTCCAGGTCTACTATGAAAGTTTGGTAAATGGGATTCACCACACTCATAACCAGGAACTTCTGTATGAGATTGCCCAAGAACAGGGGCATGATATTGAGTTGGATGCATGGTTAGATAGTAGTAATGATTGA
- a CDS encoding transporter substrate-binding domain-containing protein — translation MKKKFFLSALLISLFSLAAAKPVQADTSVADIQKRGELVVGVKQDVPNFGYKDPKTGTYSGIETDLAKMVADELKVKVRYVPVTAQTRGPLLDNEQVDMDIATFTITDERKKLYNFTSPYYTDASGFLVNKSANIKSIEDLNGKTIGVAQGSITQRLITELGKKKGLKFKFVELGSYPELITSLHAHRIDAFSVDRSILSGYISKRTELLDDSFKPSDYGIVTKKSNTELNDYLDSLVTKWTKDGSLQKLYDRYKLKPSSHTAD, via the coding sequence ATGAAAAAGAAATTCTTTTTATCCGCATTATTGATTAGCCTTTTCAGCCTTGCTGCTGCCAAACCAGTTCAGGCTGATACCAGCGTCGCAGACATTCAAAAAAGAGGCGAACTGGTTGTCGGTGTCAAACAAGACGTTCCCAATTTTGGTTACAAAGATCCCAAGACAGGGACCTATTCTGGTATTGAAACTGATTTAGCCAAGATGGTAGCTGATGAACTCAAGGTCAAGGTTCGCTATGTGCCTGTTACCGCTCAAACCCGCGGTCCACTACTAGACAACGAACAGGTCGACATGGATATCGCGACCTTCACCATCACAGACGAACGTAAAAAACTCTACAACTTCACCAGTCCCTACTACACAGATGCTTCTGGCTTTTTGGTCAATAAGTCTGCCAACATCAAAAGCATTGAGGACCTAAACGGCAAAACCATTGGGGTTGCCCAAGGTTCCATCACCCAACGCCTGATTACTGAACTGGGTAAAAAGAAAGGTCTGAAGTTTAAATTCGTAGAACTTGGTTCCTATCCAGAATTGATTACTTCCCTTCACGCTCACCGTATTGATGCCTTTTCCGTTGACCGCTCTATCCTCTCTGGCTACATTAGTAAACGGACAGAACTACTAGATGATAGTTTCAAGCCATCTGACTACGGTATTGTTACCAAGAAATCAAACACCGAGCTCAACGATTATCTTGATAGCTTGGTCACTAAATGGACCAAGGACGGTAGTTTGCAGAAACTTTATGACCGTTACAAGCTCAAACCATCTAGCCATACTGCAGATTAA
- the thrS gene encoding threonine--tRNA ligase, with product MIKITFPDGAVREFESGVTTFEIAQSISNSLAKKALAGKFNGKLIDTTRAITEDGSIEIVTPDHEDALPILRHSAAHLFAQAARRLFPDIHLGVGPAIEDGFYYDTDNTAGQISNEDLPRIEEEMKKIVKENFPSIREEVTKDEAREIFKNDPYKLELIEEHSEDEGGLTIYRQGEYVDLCRGPHVPSTGRIQIFHLLNVAGAYWRGNSDNAMMQRIYGTAWFDKKDLKNYLQMREEAKERDHRKLGKELDLFMISQEVGQGLPFWLPNGATIRRELERYIVDKEIAAGYQHVYTPPIASVELYKTSGHWDHYREDMFPTMDMGDGEEFVLRPMNCPHHIEVYKHHVHSYRELPIRIAEIGMMHRYEKSGALTGLQRVREMSLNDGHTFVAPEQIEEEFKKILQLIIDVYEDFNLTDYRFRLSYRDPEDKHKYFDNDEMWENAQRMLKAAMDDMELDYFEAEGEAAFYGPKLDIQVKTALGKEETLSTIQLDFLLPERFDLKYVGADGEEHRPVMIHRGVISTMERFTAILIENYKGAFPTWLAPHQVTLIPVSNEKHVDYAWEVAKKLRDRGVRADVDERNEKMQFKIRASQTSKIPYQLIVGDKEMEDGTVNVRRYGQKETQTVSVDDFVQAILADIANKSRVEK from the coding sequence ATGATTAAGATTACTTTCCCAGATGGCGCTGTTCGTGAATTCGAATCTGGCGTGACAACTTTTGAAATTGCCCAATCTATCAGCAATTCCCTTGCTAAAAAGGCCTTGGCTGGTAAATTTAACGGCAAACTCATCGATACAACTCGTGCTATCACTGAAGATGGAAGCATCGAAATCGTGACGCCTGATCACGAAGATGCTCTGCCAATCTTGCGCCACTCAGCTGCTCACTTGTTTGCCCAAGCAGCTCGTCGCCTCTTCCCAGACATTCATTTGGGTGTCGGTCCAGCTATCGAAGACGGCTTCTACTACGATACCGACAATACTGCTGGCCAAATCTCCAACGAAGACCTGCCTCGTATCGAAGAAGAAATGAAAAAAATCGTTAAAGAAAACTTCCCATCAATCCGTGAAGAAGTGACTAAGGACGAGGCCCGTGAAATCTTCAAGAACGACCCTTACAAATTGGAATTGATTGAAGAACACTCAGAAGACGAAGGCGGTTTGACTATCTACCGTCAGGGCGAATACGTGGACCTCTGCCGTGGTCCTCACGTCCCATCAACAGGTCGTATCCAAATTTTCCACCTGCTCAACGTAGCTGGTGCCTACTGGCGTGGAAATAGCGACAACGCGATGATGCAACGAATCTACGGTACAGCTTGGTTTGACAAGAAAGACTTGAAGAACTACCTTCAAATGCGTGAAGAAGCCAAGGAACGTGACCACCGTAAACTCGGTAAAGAACTTGACCTCTTCATGATTTCACAAGAAGTCGGACAAGGTTTACCATTCTGGTTACCAAACGGAGCCACTATCCGTCGTGAATTGGAACGCTACATTGTCGACAAGGAAATCGCTGCAGGCTACCAACATGTTTACACTCCACCAATTGCCTCAGTGGAACTCTATAAAACTTCTGGTCACTGGGATCACTACCGTGAAGATATGTTCCCAACTATGGACATGGGAGACGGTGAAGAGTTTGTCCTCCGCCCAATGAACTGTCCTCACCATATCGAAGTTTATAAACACCATGTACACTCATACCGTGAATTACCAATCCGTATCGCTGAGATTGGCATGATGCACCGATATGAAAAATCTGGCGCCCTTACAGGCCTTCAACGTGTACGTGAAATGTCCCTAAATGATGGTCATACTTTTGTAGCTCCAGAACAAATTGAGGAAGAATTCAAGAAAATTCTTCAATTGATTATCGACGTGTATGAAGACTTTAATTTGACAGATTACCGTTTCCGCTTGTCTTATCGTGACCCAGAAGATAAACACAAATACTTTGACAACGATGAGATGTGGGAAAATGCACAACGCATGTTGAAGGCAGCTATGGATGATATGGAACTGGACTACTTTGAAGCTGAAGGTGAAGCAGCCTTCTACGGACCAAAATTGGATATCCAAGTTAAAACTGCCCTCGGTAAAGAAGAAACCCTTTCTACTATCCAGCTTGACTTCTTGCTTCCAGAACGCTTCGACCTCAAATATGTTGGAGCAGATGGTGAGGAACACCGTCCAGTCATGATCCACCGTGGTGTTATTTCAACTATGGAACGCTTCACAGCTATCTTGATTGAGAACTACAAGGGCGCCTTCCCAACATGGCTTGCACCACACCAAGTGACCCTCATCCCCGTTTCTAACGAAAAACACGTGGATTACGCTTGGGAAGTAGCCAAGAAACTCCGTGACCGTGGTGTCCGTGCAGATGTAGATGAGCGCAATGAAAAAATGCAGTTCAAGATCCGTGCTTCACAAACAAGCAAGATTCCTTACCAATTGATCGTTGGGGACAAGGAAATGGAAGACGGAACTGTCAACGTTCGTCGCTATGGCCAAAAAGAAACACAAACTGTCTCAGTTGATGACTTTGTTCAAGCTATCCTAGCTGATATCGCCAACAAATCACGCGTTGAGAAATAA
- a CDS encoding amino acid ABC transporter permease, with translation MTDLSSWTAYFQDFGQFFNGFLFTLVLAIGSFILAMVLGIFFGAMSTSKRPILRILARIFVEFYQNTPLLVQFVIVFYGLPLISDHTIMIPIYWTAVLCVGLYHGAYIAEVIRSGIQSIPSGQMEAALSQGFTYISAMRLIILPQAFRIILPPLTNQIVNLIKNTSTVAIISGVDLMFVTKSWSALNGNYIPAFLGAALLYFALCFPVAQFGRKMEQANKKAYSL, from the coding sequence ATGACAGATTTATCATCTTGGACAGCCTATTTTCAGGATTTTGGACAATTTTTCAATGGTTTTCTCTTCACTCTTGTCCTAGCAATTGGATCCTTTATCCTAGCCATGGTTTTGGGCATCTTCTTCGGAGCTATGTCGACCAGTAAACGTCCAATTTTGCGAATTCTAGCTCGTATCTTTGTCGAATTTTACCAAAATACTCCCCTCTTGGTGCAGTTTGTCATCGTTTTTTATGGTCTACCTCTTATCAGTGACCATACCATCATGATTCCGATTTATTGGACAGCTGTTCTCTGCGTGGGACTTTATCACGGTGCCTATATTGCTGAGGTTATTCGTTCAGGGATTCAGTCTATTCCTAGTGGTCAGATGGAGGCCGCCTTATCACAAGGTTTCACCTATATCAGTGCTATGCGCTTGATTATCTTGCCTCAGGCCTTCCGTATCATTCTCCCACCTTTGACCAACCAAATCGTTAACCTCATCAAGAATACCTCTACAGTTGCCATCATCTCTGGAGTAGACTTGATGTTTGTGACTAAGTCTTGGTCAGCTCTCAATGGAAATTATATCCCAGCCTTTTTAGGCGCTGCCCTACTCTACTTTGCCCTTTGCTTCCCTGTCGCCCAGTTTGGTCGCAAGATGGAGCAAGCCAATAAAAAAGCCTATTCACTTTAG